Below is a window of Nitrospinota bacterium DNA.
AGGTTTTGCGATCACCGAAGGCATTTTGCCGGGGGTTGTCGCTCCCGTTGCGATGATTGGGGTCGCCGAGAAGGGCTATCTCAGCCTTGAGCTGACAGTCGAGAGTCCAGGGGGACATTCTTCGATGCCCCCGAAGCACACCGCCGTTGGAGCTCTGAGCACGGCCATACACCGTCTCGAAAGAAACCCCTTTCCTGCGGGCATCAAAGGGGCTACCAGACAACTCTTCGAGTTCGTGGGCCCGGAGATGCCTTTTTCAAAGAAGATGGTGTTCGCGAACCTATGGCTCTTTGGTCGGCTGGCCGAGCGCCGTCTCGCCGCATCTCCATCGACGAATGCCCTGATTCGGACTACCGTAGCTGCGACGATGGTTGGGGGGAGCGATAAGGAAAATAAGCTTCCGACCAAGGCGTGGGCTATCGTGAACGTCCGGATTATGCCCGGCGAGAGCATCGACAGCGTGACCGAATATGTGCAAAGGACGATTAACAACCCCAAGGTTGAGATCAGGACCCTGGAGCATGCCGCTGAGCCGTCGCCCGTGTCGGACGCTGGATCGGCGAGCTTTAAGGTCATTCAACGGACGATCCACGAGATATTCCCCGATGTAGTTGTCGCGCCCAGCTTGACAGTTGGAGGAACCGACTCCAAGCATTACGTTTCGTTGAGCGACGCCGCCTACCGGTTCATGCCGCTTCGGCTGAAGCGCACCGATCTCCACCGCTATCACGGCACCAACGAGCGCGTCGCCGTCGATAACCTAGCCGAAGCCGTCCGGTTCTACGCCCGGCTCATCCGGAACATTGATTATATCCACAAGTAGAGGAATTACGAAGAGATGAAAAAACTGATCGGAACGGACTTCAGGCCGGCGAAGCCGTGGGGGTGGCTGATCGGCCTCGCCGCGCTCATCAACCGCTTTCGCCTGCGCCGCCGCTGGATGTCGGGGAGTTTGTGCGGGGGCAGAGCGAGGAGTCTTCCCGCGACGATCTCATCGAGGAGCTCGTCGTTCGCCTGCATGGCGCCCTCGATGCCATCGCCCGTGAGGAGGCCCAATAGGGTCCTGGCGGCCTACCTCTTTCCCTTGCGTTGCATCCTCTCAAATTGCTGCTATGCTTTCGCTCGAACGGCATCTTGAGACCTTAATACAGGGCGTGGCCTTGGCCCTGATGATCAAGCTGCAGGACAAGGAGAAGGCATGATGAGCGAGTTGGTGTTTCTTATCGAAGATGACCCGGACGGCGGACTGACAGCCCGCGCTCTCGGTGAGGCCATATTCACCGAGGCCGAGAGCATGGAGGAGTTGCGGCACAACATTCGGGACGCCGTGCTCTGCCACTTCGAGGATGAGGCGGGCCGGCCCAAGGTGGTCCGCCTCCATTAGGCTTACTGGATGACGGGCAGATCTATTTTGGTGAGCGCCAGGACGCTTAGCTTGGCCGCGACCTTGCCGGCCAACTCGTTGTAGATTTGGGTCGCCTCGCTATCGGGCTGGGCAACAACGATGGGCGTCCCCGCATCCCCGCACTCCCGTATGGCGGGGACAAGGGGAATCTCGGCAAGCAGGTCCACCCCCAGCTCCTCGGCGCAGTTTTTGCCTCCCCCGGTTGCGAAGATGTCGGTACGCTCGGTGCAGTGGGGGCACGAGAAATAGCTCATGTTTTCGACAATCCCCAAGACAGGCACCTCTACACGCTCGAACATGATAAGCCCTTTGCGGGCGTCCATGAGCGAGAGCTCCTGGGGGGTGGTGACGATGACCGCCCCGGCGATGGGAACCGTCTGGACGAGCGTGAGCTGGGTGTCGCCCGTGCCCGGAGGAAGGTCCATCACGAGGTAGTCGAGCTCACCCCACGCAACGTTACGGATGAACTCCTGCATGATCTTGTGGATCATCGGCCCGCGCCAGATGACGGGGGTGTCCTTGGTCGTAAGGAAGCCCATCGAAATTGTCTTAACGCCGTAGCTCTCGAGCGGAATAATCTTATCGTCCTGGCTTTTTACCTGCGGTGCGTGTTCGAGCTTCATCAGCGTCGGGATGCTGGGGCCGTAGACGTCGGCGTCGAGCAGACCCATCTTCGCCCCCGTTTGGGCCAGGGCCAAGGTGAGGTTCACCGCCGTCGTGGACTTGCCCACCCCGCCCTTTCCGCTGGCCACGGCGATAATGTTCCTGATACCCTCGATGGTCGTCCTCTCGCTGGAGCCTCGGGCTTGTGGGACTCGGGCGTCGAAGTTGAGATCGACGGCGCTCGCGCCAGCCGCCGTCAGAGCCGTCTCCACCCGGTTCTTAATCTCCCCCTTCATAGGGCAGGCAGGAGTCGTAAGCTCCACCGTGAGGGCCACATTGGAGCCATCCACCCGGACGTCTTTCACCATGTTGAGGCTCACGAGGTCCCGGTGGAGCTCCGGGTCGTTCACATGGCTCAGGGCCTCCATGACCTTATCGACATCTATCGAACTCATTCGTTCCTCCCTGGGAGATAAGAAAACATTGTCAAATTGCTCTTTTCCTTAAGATATGGAACCGGCGGTAAAAGGCAAGGGGATGGAGCCTTTCGAACAGCGACTCACCCTTTATACCCATCCGCCTAAGGCGAACCTGAGGCGGACCTTAAGCGGACCCCTGCAAATACAAAAAGGGGCGGGGCCTTTCGGCCCCACCCCTTGAAAAGTTACCCCTTCAGCGCCGAAACAACATCAAGGCGTGCACGTTTGAGGAGTGAACACGGCGGTCCAATTCACCGATACATCATCCGCTAGGCTGTCGCCGCCTGTCCCTACTATCTCTACGGATATGCGGTCGCCTGTTTCAAAGCACTGGGAGTCGGTAGTATCAGAGCATATCCTCGGGTCGGATTCGGTCCCGTCAATTATGCAGTCGGTGGCGTCGAAGCCGCCTGAGCCGTCGCTGCCGACATCTGTGCCAGCCCCGTTTCTGAGGATAGTGAACTCTAACGCGTCGTCGGGGGCGCCGATATCATTATTGGCAAAGACGTGGAAGTCACTCACTATGCCATCCAACGGCATGACGTTCCTCACAGCCGTTTCAGTACCGCTATCGTCGTCTCCAAAGAACATCCCCATGTAGGTGGTGTCGTTGTCCCCGGGAAGGAATTTGTCGCCGATGCCCCCGCCGATGATGGTGGTAGCTCCCCCCTGCGTAACTTCAATCACCATCGAATGGCTGGTATGCCTAGACTCTTTGCTGTCCATAGCCATCCGGATGCCAGATGCGGATACTGGCAGGAAGGCAATCCCAAAGTTGTCGGTCCCGTCAAGCCAGTCCTTCACCAAGTTCGTGACATCGACCAAGACGAATGTGCGCTGGTCCGCTTTCGCTATAGCTATAAGGACTGGGGGGCTGAGTGGGGCGGTCGAAGGGGGCGGGCTTGCGTCCAGGGTGCCCTCGTCCCAATCAGTCGTAACGCGTTCAATGTCGATGCTTCCTGCCACCTTAACCCTATTGAGGAAGAACCTCAGGGTTGCCTTGCCGATTTGGTTGCTTGTAAGGCTGCCCAGAACTGTAAGATCAAATTTCGCGAAGCCACGGATATCGTGGGGGTCATCGACCTTAATCTGCTTTCTCGAACCAAAGTTTTTGTTGGGGTTGTTTAGGTTGATGAAGGTGTCGTCTGTTACAATCAGCGTAACGGCATGCCCAGGGGTGGGCAATAGTAGAAGACAGGCCGCCAGGGCCAGCCCCGCGCGCGCCAGTAATTGCATCCGACTCGTTGCGGCAGGATTCATCCCTTGTTCTCCTTGTTCATCGGGGGGGTTTGTCTCGTGTTCGTCGCCGCATAACACCGCTCATCCCCGCTCTTCAAAGAGTTTTGGCCTACGCTGATACGGCAAATTTTCATTGGTCCACTGATGGAAAAGTTAGTCTACCATTTCTATTGTAGGGCGGCAAGTATTTTTTTACAGTATTAAGATGGCCCCACCATAGAAGTGAAATGAGGTCCGCTGGGTCAGGGCTAGCTCCGTGCTTCCCGTCGTTCCGGTCCCAAAAAAGATCGCTGCTGATACCAGATAATATATTAAGGGTAGTCGGTCCGCCTAAGGCGGGTCTCAGGCGGAGCTGTCCCTACAATTTTAATCACTTACGGAAATTGGACACCTCCGTTACAGTCGTCCATTTTCCGGGAAACTACGATTTCCAATAATCGCAATAAATTCAATATATTAAGTAAAATCGGGGCTTTTGTCACCCTTTGACACCTGTCCGCCGCTTCGACTGTCCGAATTCCTGGTAACTTATTAATAATCAAAATATTATATCGGATTAAACACCTGTAAAGAAACCCAAAGTGTGTCTAAAAGTGTCAAATGTGTCTAAGGACGGGAGGTGCCGGCGGTAAGAGGCCGCGGGCCTGACACGTCTTGCTTTCGGGCCTGGATGAAGGGGAATGCTGGTCCTGCCGTTAGAGGCATTGACAAAAGTCGGCTTGCTCGATACCATTGGCCCCTTCGAAAGGCCCGCCCACCAGCGCGTGGCTTACAACGAGGGAGCGATGCCCGCCGCCGAGAGACTTATCAGACTGGCCCACAGCCCCGATGCCGACGACGCCTTCATGTTCTGCGGTCTCGCGACCGGCGCGGTGCCGGCAGATGGGCTCGCCATAGAGCACGTCCTCGAAGACATTGAGACCCTCAACCAAAAGGCCCGAGAGGGCGCTTACGAGGTCACGGCAATCTCCATCCACGCCTACGCTTACGTGGCCGACCGCTACGCGCTTATGGCC
It encodes the following:
- a CDS encoding M20 family peptidase, with amino-acid sequence MIRRLIWGILGLAAILASVVLIRTALFTSRQMPVGPQRGILIDKEQIADHLAKAIQLRTISHGPVSPVEEEAFKNLHRFFARSYPKVHSTLKRETVSGSSLLYTWEGADPNLKPILLMAHMDVVPVAAGTEGDWTHPPFSGEIADGFIWGRGAMDDKVGVMSILEAVEILIAEGFRPSRTVYLAFGHDEEVGGFKGAAKIAALLRARGVELEFTLDEGFAITEGILPGVVAPVAMIGVAEKGYLSLELTVESPGGHSSMPPKHTAVGALSTAIHRLERNPFPAGIKGATRQLFEFVGPEMPFSKKMVFANLWLFGRLAERRLAASPSTNALIRTTVAATMVGGSDKENKLPTKAWAIVNVRIMPGESIDSVTEYVQRTINNPKVEIRTLEHAAEPSPVSDAGSASFKVIQRTIHEIFPDVVVAPSLTVGGTDSKHYVSLSDAAYRFMPLRLKRTDLHRYHGTNERVAVDNLAEAVRFYARLIRNIDYIHK
- the apbC gene encoding iron-sulfur cluster carrier protein ApbC, giving the protein MSSIDVDKVMEALSHVNDPELHRDLVSLNMVKDVRVDGSNVALTVELTTPACPMKGEIKNRVETALTAAGASAVDLNFDARVPQARGSSERTTIEGIRNIIAVASGKGGVGKSTTAVNLTLALAQTGAKMGLLDADVYGPSIPTLMKLEHAPQVKSQDDKIIPLESYGVKTISMGFLTTKDTPVIWRGPMIHKIMQEFIRNVAWGELDYLVMDLPPGTGDTQLTLVQTVPIAGAVIVTTPQELSLMDARKGLIMFERVEVPVLGIVENMSYFSCPHCTERTDIFATGGGKNCAEELGVDLLAEIPLVPAIRECGDAGTPIVVAQPDSEATQIYNELAGKVAAKLSVLALTKIDLPVIQ
- a CDS encoding DNRLRE domain-containing protein, with protein sequence MNPAATSRMQLLARAGLALAACLLLLPTPGHAVTLIVTDDTFINLNNPNKNFGSRKQIKVDDPHDIRGFAKFDLTVLGSLTSNQIGKATLRFFLNRVKVAGSIDIERVTTDWDEGTLDASPPPSTAPLSPPVLIAIAKADQRTFVLVDVTNLVKDWLDGTDNFGIAFLPVSASGIRMAMDSKESRHTSHSMVIEVTQGGATTIIGGGIGDKFLPGDNDTTYMGMFFGDDDSGTETAVRNVMPLDGIVSDFHVFANNDIGAPDDALEFTILRNGAGTDVGSDGSGGFDATDCIIDGTESDPRICSDTTDSQCFETGDRISVEIVGTGGDSLADDVSVNWTAVFTPQTCTP
- a CDS encoding 2-oxoisovalerate dehydrogenase E1 subunit beta gives rise to the protein MSELVFLIEDDPDGGLTARALGEAIFTEAESMEELRHNIRDAVLCHFEDEAGRPKVVRLH